The proteins below are encoded in one region of Maribacter aestuarii:
- a CDS encoding DUF4198 domain-containing protein: MKRLGALFSLVAIAHISMSHELFLKTDSHFLQPNAASQLYLFNGTFDTSENEITRDRIVNAKIVGPNFLFEPSEKHYTDKDKVTYLNINTGGTGTYVAGISTLPRVLEMDAKAFNEYLDHEGLETTIADRKAMKLMDKGAKERYSKHVKALLQVGDVRSIDFMKPLNYPIEFVPLNNPYEIKLGDAVAFKLLRDGKPLANHIVHYSTSMPGQDAHDSENSTQTNENGFLSIRPTAKGKWYIATIHMEKKSGDTVDYESNWATLTFEIK; the protein is encoded by the coding sequence ATGAAGAGACTTGGCGCATTATTTTCCTTAGTTGCAATAGCCCATATTTCCATGTCGCACGAATTGTTCCTAAAAACGGACTCACATTTTTTACAGCCAAACGCGGCCTCCCAGCTTTATCTGTTCAACGGTACTTTCGATACCAGTGAAAATGAAATCACTCGGGATCGTATCGTGAATGCCAAAATTGTAGGGCCTAATTTTCTTTTTGAACCTAGCGAAAAACATTACACGGATAAGGATAAGGTTACTTATTTAAACATAAATACCGGGGGTACTGGTACGTACGTTGCCGGAATCTCCACACTTCCCAGAGTACTTGAAATGGATGCAAAGGCGTTTAACGAATATTTAGATCATGAAGGTTTAGAAACCACAATTGCGGACAGAAAAGCAATGAAACTAATGGATAAAGGTGCAAAAGAAAGATATTCTAAACACGTGAAGGCACTATTACAAGTAGGAGACGTAAGGTCAATAGATTTTATGAAGCCTTTAAATTATCCAATAGAATTCGTGCCTTTGAACAATCCATATGAAATTAAATTAGGGGATGCAGTTGCTTTTAAATTACTCCGTGATGGAAAGCCCTTGGCCAATCACATTGTACATTACAGTACTAGTATGCCAGGACAGGATGCACATGACAGTGAAAATTCTACGCAAACCAATGAAAATGGGTTCTTAAGCATTAGGCCAACGGCGAAAGGGAAATGGTATATAGCGACAATACATATGGAAAAAAAATCTGGCGACACGGTAGACTATGAATCTAATTGGGCTACATTAACATTTGAAATTAAATAA